From a single Gracilimonas sp. genomic region:
- a CDS encoding sigma-70 family RNA polymerase sigma factor, whose product MEEQIWNTYRYKILNYINARVSDEELAKDLTQDIFIKVLDNSSKLEEIENLDSWIFTIARNRLIDHTRKKKELSLGEKEIQSSNNEIDQITQLVNGISDCLVEFIEEYDAVDNQLLLEIFSGETSQKEAAEKLDIPYSTLKSRVQKAREVIFNRFVEECCRLIYDKEGNIINCEPVKLSGKSENC is encoded by the coding sequence ATGGAAGAACAAATCTGGAATACATACCGGTATAAAATACTCAATTACATTAATGCAAGAGTATCAGATGAAGAGCTAGCAAAGGATCTAACACAAGATATTTTTATAAAAGTCTTGGATAACTCCTCTAAGTTAGAGGAAATTGAAAATCTTGATAGTTGGATATTTACCATTGCAAGGAACAGGTTAATAGATCATACAAGAAAAAAGAAAGAGCTTTCGCTTGGTGAAAAAGAAATTCAGAGCTCAAATAATGAAATTGACCAAATTACCCAATTGGTTAACGGAATAAGTGACTGTTTAGTAGAGTTTATTGAAGAATATGATGCAGTTGATAACCAACTGTTATTGGAAATATTTTCAGGTGAGACCTCCCAGAAAGAGGCTGCAGAAAAACTTGACATACCTTATAGTACTCTAAAATCAAGGGTCCAAAAAGCACGGGAAGTAATATTTAACCGGTTTGTTGAAGAGTGCTGCAGATTAATCTATGATAAAGAAGGAAACATTATTAATTGTGAGCCTGTGAAGTTAAGTGGTAAATCAGAAAACTGTTAG
- a CDS encoding MBL fold metallo-hydrolase, which translates to MRIKVWYIGVATILIEIGSIKIITDPNLDKPGNLYHHGFLAFSKKNSIPRFEDQLKHIDLALISHAHHKDNLDRTGLKLLNNVNQIITTYHSSIKLKRGIGLDPGESFIYKKRKNELEIIAIEAQHGVFPVHYFAGPVIGFIIRKTNSNNLIYISGDTIYKSEIAKQVNDLGDTKLFIPHLGKAQFKYLSGNLRYTMNETDLKHFITDLSPERIFPVHNEGWTHFNKVQNPVDDDFKNRLIKKNEFETDI; encoded by the coding sequence ATGAGAATAAAAGTTTGGTATATCGGTGTTGCTACGATACTCATAGAAATTGGCTCAATTAAAATTATTACAGATCCCAATCTCGATAAACCAGGAAATTTATACCATCATGGTTTTTTGGCCTTTTCTAAAAAGAACTCAATACCACGATTCGAAGATCAATTAAAACATATAGATCTTGCCCTAATTAGTCATGCCCATCATAAAGATAATTTAGACCGGACTGGACTAAAGCTATTAAACAACGTAAATCAAATAATTACTACTTATCATTCCTCAATAAAACTCAAGCGAGGCATAGGCTTGGATCCTGGGGAGAGTTTTATATATAAAAAGAGAAAAAATGAATTAGAAATTATTGCCATTGAAGCTCAACATGGAGTCTTTCCAGTCCACTACTTTGCAGGACCGGTAATAGGGTTTATCATAAGGAAAACTAATTCTAATAATCTAATCTATATTTCAGGCGATACTATTTATAAGTCTGAGATTGCCAAGCAAGTTAATGACTTAGGAGATACAAAATTGTTTATCCCTCATTTGGGTAAAGCTCAGTTTAAATATCTATCAGGTAATCTAAGATACACTATGAATGAAACTGATTTAAAGCACTTCATAACGGATTTAAGTCCGGAAAGAATTTTTCCAGTTCACAACGAGGGCTGGACTCACTTTAATAAAGTTCAAAATCCTGTAGATGATGATTTTAAGAATAGGTTAATTAAAAAAAATGAATTTGAAACGGACATATAA
- a CDS encoding rhodanese-like domain-containing protein has translation MNTQIQHYEDKLSFEMDPADLYEYLNKTDHNLVVIDARSKDGYDIEHIPSAISFPHRTMNEETTSKLDKSKTYITYCDGIGCNASTKGALKLAKLGFDVKELIGGLEWWKKDGYQTEGELNAEKNNPVVGCYC, from the coding sequence ATGAATACACAAATACAGCACTATGAAGACAAACTCTCTTTTGAGATGGACCCTGCAGATCTATATGAATATTTAAACAAAACAGATCATAATCTTGTAGTGATTGATGCAAGAAGTAAAGATGGATATGACATAGAGCATATTCCTAGTGCCATTAGTTTTCCGCACAGGACTATGAATGAGGAAACAACTTCCAAGCTTGATAAATCAAAAACCTACATCACCTATTGTGATGGCATAGGTTGTAATGCCTCTACGAAGGGTGCTTTGAAACTTGCGAAACTTGGTTTTGATGTAAAGGAACTAATTGGTGGCCTAGAATGGTGGAAAAAAGATGGGTATCAGACTGAAGGCGAACTTAACGCTGAAAAAAATAATCCTGTCGTAGGTTGTTATTGTTAA
- a CDS encoding cupin domain-containing protein, whose translation MKKINLYKTLDSIDEYWSQKVLGKANGSMFKVAKGIGEINWHKHEDQDEVFIVLKGAITIRFKEDYDDVLLEKGDMLVVPKGVEHSPVADQDVELLVVGKNITSNKQGGKPDWSYQ comes from the coding sequence ATGAAAAAAATAAACCTTTACAAAACTCTTGATAGTATTGATGAATACTGGTCTCAAAAAGTCTTAGGGAAAGCTAATGGGAGTATGTTTAAAGTTGCTAAAGGTATTGGTGAAATAAATTGGCATAAGCATGAAGATCAGGATGAAGTATTTATTGTTCTAAAGGGTGCTATTACAATCCGGTTTAAAGAAGATTATGATGATGTTTTACTTGAAAAGGGTGATATGTTAGTTGTACCGAAAGGAGTTGAACACAGTCCAGTAGCTGACCAGGACGTTGAACTTCTTGTTGTTGGGAAAAACATTACTTCCAATAAACAAGGTGGAAAACCAGATTGGAGCTATCAATAA